The sequence below is a genomic window from Candidatus Zixiibacteriota bacterium.
AAAGCGGTGGCGCTGGTCGCGGCGGAATATCACCCGATTTGGGATTATGTCAATCATGGACAGCCGGTCGTGAAAAAGCCCCTGACAGCGCTTCCGATTATCGAAATCCCGACTCTCGCCGCCACCGGTTCCGAAGCCAACTCCGGCGGGGTTATCACCAATTGGGAAACGCACGAGAAGGCGGTCTTCGGTTCCCCCCTGCTGTTTCCGAAAGTCTCTATCATCGACCCGGAACTGACGGTCACCGTCCCCGAAGAATATACCATCGACGGCGGCATTGATATTATCTGCCATGTGATGGAAGGATTTTTCACCGGAATCGATGACACTCCTATCCAGGACCGCTTCTCACTGGCAGTCGTGCGGACTGTAATGGATTGCCTTCCGGTAGCGGTAAAGGAGCCGGATAATATCTCCGCCCGCTCCAATCTTTCCTGGGCGTCGGCGGTGGCGCTTTCGGGGATTATCGGTCCCGGACGGCGCGGCAGTTATCCGCTTCACGCCATGCAGCACGCTCTGTCGGCATACTATGATATCTCCCACGGACGAGGGCTGGCGCTTCTTCTCCCCTACCTTATGGAATATACTTATCCCACCCGCCCCTCCAAGTATGCTTTCATGGCGCGGGAACTGTTTGGCATCGACCCCGAAGGAAAGTCGGAGCTGGAGCAGGCGAAACTGGGACTGGAATGGATGATTGATTTTCTCCGTTCGGTGGGACGGTTTATGAAGATGAAAGACGTCGGCATCACCGATGACTCCAATTTCGAGAAGATGGCGGAAGTTACGATACGGATATATTCTCCAAACAAGCAGTACCTGGTCAATCCCCGCCCGCTTTATAAGGAAGATATTATCCGGATATTCCGGATGGCGATGTAGCCGCTCCCCGGTAATATTTTTGTTTCGAGTGCAACTGTTATTGCCGATAAGAGCGATTGGTTTTGCCTGCTTTTTTGTCTCGCTCCTCAATCCAGCGCCGTTTGGGGTGACCTCCCCGCCCAATGGGTCGCCCAAATCTTCACTTGCCATCAATTCCTTCAATTTAGTACCGTTACCCAATTCGCGAGGGAAACTGACAATTTGCGTCAACGGAAAACCTGCTTGTAAAAAGGGACTGAATCTATGGAGCAGCAAATAATCGACTTCTTTGGCGCTGTGAGCAACCAGGTCTGGGGACCGCCGATGCTCATTCTGATAGTCGGAACCGGAATCTACCTGACCATTCGCCTGCGGGGTCTTCAGTTCTACGGCCTCTGGCGCTCCCTGAAACTGGCCTTTGTGGAGCGCAAGGAAACACAGCATTCCGAGGGAGATATCTCGCATTTTCAAGCCCTGATGACCGCTCTTGCCGCCACCGTCGGCACCGGCAATATCGCCGGCGTCGCCACCGCCATAACCCTGGGCGGTCCCGGCGCGCTCTTCTGGATGTGGGTCACCGGATTGGTCGGAATGGCGACCAAATATTCCGAAGCGGTGCTGGCGGTGAAATACCGGGTGGTCGATGAAAACGGGAATATGAGCGGGGGACCGATGTATTATATCAGCCGGGGACTGGGCTGGAAATGGCTCGGCATTCTCTTTGCCGTATTCGCGTCCATTGCCGCCTTCGGCATCGGCAATATGGTGCAATCAAATTCGGTGGCAGATGCGGTTGCTTCGCACTTCGGCATCTCCAAATGGATAACCGGCGGCGTGCTTGCTGTCGCGACGGCGCTGGTGATTATCGGCGGCATCAAAAGTATCGGGCGCGTTACGACGCTATTAGTGCCCTTCATGATCGCCGTCTATGGTATCGGCGCCATTATAGTCGTCATTATCAAATTCTCCGCCATACCGGAGGTCTTCTCTATGGTCTTCACCAACGCCTTCAGTTCCACCGCCGCGGCGGGAGGATTCGCCGGCGCCACTGTTATGCAGGGAATACGTTGGGGAGTGGCGCGCGGGGTATTCTCCAATGAGAGCGGGTTGGGAAGTTCCCCTATCGCCGCCGCCGCGGCTCAAACGCGCGACCCGGTGCGACAGGCTTTGGTATCCATGACTCAGACCTTTATCGATACCATTATCGTCTGTTCCTTTACCGGCTTTGTAATACTTTCAACCGGCGTCTGGACCAACGGCCAGACCGGCGCGCCGCTGACCGCAACCGCTTTCTCCGCCGGACTGCCGGGACAATGGGGCGGAATCATCGTGGCGCTCGGCTTGATACTTTTTGCCTACTCAACTCTAATAGGCTGGAGTTATTACGGCGAAAAAGCGCTGGAATTTCTTCTGGGAGTCAAATCCATCGTGCCATATCGAGTGATATTCTGCATCTTTGTCTGGGTCGGGGCGGTGGCAAAACTGGAA
It includes:
- a CDS encoding iron-containing alcohol dehydrogenase — encoded protein: MQNFTFYLPTKLIFGPGEIAQIGAEAKKLGEKAMIVTGKRSSAAHGIINRVTDLLEKDGVGAVIFDKIEPNPRTTTIDEAGALARKNGCDLVIGLGGGSPMDAAKAVALVAAEYHPIWDYVNHGQPVVKKPLTALPIIEIPTLAATGSEANSGGVITNWETHEKAVFGSPLLFPKVSIIDPELTVTVPEEYTIDGGIDIICHVMEGFFTGIDDTPIQDRFSLAVVRTVMDCLPVAVKEPDNISARSNLSWASAVALSGIIGPGRRGSYPLHAMQHALSAYYDISHGRGLALLLPYLMEYTYPTRPSKYAFMARELFGIDPEGKSELEQAKLGLEWMIDFLRSVGRFMKMKDVGITDDSNFEKMAEVTIRIYSPNKQYLVNPRPLYKEDIIRIFRMAM
- a CDS encoding sodium:alanine symporter family protein codes for the protein MEQQIIDFFGAVSNQVWGPPMLILIVGTGIYLTIRLRGLQFYGLWRSLKLAFVERKETQHSEGDISHFQALMTALAATVGTGNIAGVATAITLGGPGALFWMWVTGLVGMATKYSEAVLAVKYRVVDENGNMSGGPMYYISRGLGWKWLGILFAVFASIAAFGIGNMVQSNSVADAVASHFGISKWITGGVLAVATALVIIGGIKSIGRVTTLLVPFMIAVYGIGAIIVVIIKFSAIPEVFSMVFTNAFSSTAAAGGFAGATVMQGIRWGVARGVFSNESGLGSSPIAAAAAQTRDPVRQALVSMTQTFIDTIIVCSFTGFVILSTGVWTNGQTGAPLTATAFSAGLPGQWGGIIVALGLILFAYSTLIGWSYYGEKALEFLLGVKSIVPYRVIFCIFVWVGAVAKLELVWSVADVFNGLMALPNLIALLLLSGVIVSETKKYY